TTCGAACCATCGAAAAAAGTTATCTCACCGTTCCAAATAAAAAGTTGGTAGAATCTGAATTGGATAATTTATCTCTGAGAACCTTTCGCAGAGCCAATTTTAATATTGGTTTGGTGTACGAAACTAAAGCAAATCAAATTAAAAGTATCGTAAAAGAAATACAAGAACTATTAGATTCTCATCCGCATACCAATCAAGATGGACGCGTGAAATTTCATGGATTTGGTGATAGTTCTTTGGATGTGATGGTGGTGTATTATGTGGATACCATTGAGTGGGACGTGTATTTAGACGTGCGCGAAGAAATCAATTATAAAATTATGGAAATTGTAGAGGCAAACAATTCTGGCTTTGCTTTTCCTTCGCAAACGGTTTATATGGCTCCGAAAAAATAATTTTTCAAAGCTCAATAAAATCGTTTCAAAAAAATAATTTTTCGAACTGCTTTTTTCCATTCTCAAAAAATAAGAATTAATTCTATTTTTGCAGCCTTATTCATTTTTAATTGAAAGATTTGATGGCAAAGTTTCATACACTCACGATTGCAGATGTAAAACACGAAACCGTTGATTGCGTTTCGTTGGCTTTTAGCGTTCCGCAAGCACTTACAGAAGAATATAAATACATACAAGGTCAATATCTTACGTTGAAAATTAATGTAGATGGCGAAGAATTAAGACGTTCGTATTCCATTTGTAGTAGCACTATTACAGATAAAGATTTGCGTGTGGCGATCAAAAAAGTAAAAGGTGGAAAAGTTTCTACCTGGATTAATGATCAAGCAAAAATAGGCGCGAGTGTGGAAGTAATGACGCCGCTTGGAAAATTTTATACCGAATTAAAACCAACCAACAAAAAAAATTACGTGCTTTTTGCTGGTGGCAGCGGAATTACGCCGATGATGTCCATTATAAAAACAACATTGAGTGTTGAAGAAAAAAGTCAGATCACCTTGTTTTACGGTAATTTTAACGAAGATTCCATTATTT
This portion of the Bacteroidia bacterium genome encodes:
- a CDS encoding FAD-binding oxidoreductase; its protein translation is MAKFHTLTIADVKHETVDCVSLAFSVPQALTEEYKYIQGQYLTLKINVDGEELRRSYSICSSTITDKDLRVAIKKVKGGKVSTWINDQAKIGASVEVMTPLGKFYTELKPTNKKNYVLFAGGSGITPMMSIIKTTLSVEEKSQITLFYGNFNEDSIIFKTELNELEKKFSGRLKVYHVLDKPFKEPSHQLLQGMMLAEKINSLLQNFVERTPVTEYFICGPGPMMENVKQALETLNVHPNYIHIEYFTAALSAIAAAEAASETKPDLASKVIVIMD